One Chitinophagales bacterium genomic window carries:
- the dctD gene encoding sigma-54-dependent Fis family transcriptional regulator: protein MARILIIDDEKAIRKTIREILEYEGYQVDEAENGMDGLKMLQNDHYDILLLDIKMPKMDGMEVLEEALKLVPDLPVVMISGHGTIENAVEAVKKGAYDFISKPPDLNRLLITLRNALDKSSLITETKVLRRKVSKTREIIGESPSIKRIKETIERVAPTDARVLITGENGTGKELVARWIHEKSQRAKYPLVEVNCAAIPSELIESELFGHEKGAFTSAIKQRIGKFEQANGGTLFLDEIGDMSLSAQAKVLRALQENKITRVGGEKEIPIDVRVIAATNKDLVKEIEKGTFRMDLYHRLGVILIHVPTLNERIEDIPLLAEIFVKEICEDYSIPKKTITPKALQALQKIKWTGNIRELRNIIERLVILSENKITEEEVKNFVPSVQTKLDPTDLFEQFSKFQSFKDYMEKLFIEHKLRKNNWNVSKTAEEIDIQRSHLYNKIEKYELQRN, encoded by the coding sequence ATGGCCCGCATTCTGATTATTGATGACGAAAAAGCCATCCGCAAAACGATTCGCGAAATACTGGAATATGAAGGATACCAGGTTGATGAAGCCGAAAACGGGATGGATGGCCTGAAAATGCTTCAGAACGACCATTACGATATTCTGTTGCTAGACATCAAAATGCCCAAAATGGACGGCATGGAAGTGCTGGAAGAAGCGTTGAAGCTGGTGCCTGATCTTCCGGTAGTGATGATATCCGGTCACGGCACCATTGAAAACGCAGTGGAAGCCGTTAAAAAAGGCGCATACGATTTCATCTCCAAACCCCCCGATCTCAACCGCCTGCTGATTACCCTGCGTAATGCTCTGGATAAATCTTCTCTGATTACCGAAACCAAAGTGCTGCGCAGAAAGGTATCTAAAACCCGGGAAATCATCGGTGAATCGCCCTCCATAAAAAGAATCAAAGAAACCATAGAACGTGTTGCCCCCACGGATGCACGGGTGCTTATTACCGGTGAAAATGGCACCGGCAAAGAGCTCGTTGCGCGGTGGATTCACGAAAAAAGCCAGCGCGCAAAATATCCGCTGGTGGAAGTAAACTGTGCTGCCATTCCTTCCGAATTGATAGAAAGTGAGCTCTTCGGTCATGAGAAGGGAGCCTTCACTTCCGCCATCAAACAACGCATCGGTAAGTTTGAGCAAGCCAATGGAGGAACTCTCTTCCTGGATGAAATTGGCGATATGAGTCTCTCGGCTCAGGCCAAAGTGTTGCGTGCCCTTCAGGAAAATAAAATCACCCGCGTAGGCGGTGAAAAAGAAATCCCGATTGATGTACGCGTAATAGCCGCAACCAACAAAGATCTGGTCAAGGAAATTGAAAAGGGCACTTTTCGGATGGACCTTTATCACAGGCTTGGCGTCATCCTTATTCACGTACCCACACTAAACGAGCGTATTGAAGACATACCCCTGCTGGCAGAAATATTTGTAAAGGAAATCTGCGAAGACTATAGCATCCCCAAAAAGACGATCACGCCCAAAGCCCTGCAGGCCTTACAAAAAATAAAGTGGACCGGCAACATTCGCGAGCTGCGCAACATCATTGAAAGGCTCGTCATTCTCAGTGAAAACAAGATCACTGAAGAGGAGGTGAAAAATTTTGTTCCCTCTGTACAAACCAAGCTGGATCCCACAGACCTCTTTGAACAGTTTAGTAAATTTCAGAGCTTTAAAGATTACATGGAAAAACTGTTTATTGAACACAAGCTCAGAAAAAACAACTGGAACGTCTCCAAAACCGCTGAAGAGATTGACATTCAGCGCAGCCACCTTTATAATAAAATTGAGAAGTACGAGTTGCAGAGAAACTGA
- a CDS encoding ubiquinone biosynthesis protein UbiB has product MIFNQTFRNINRTREIIAVLIKYGFEDIIANSTLRNFVPERMRLSWIRQDKPALEYTRYERIRMVAEELGPTFIKLAQVLSNRPDMLPEALIKELEKLQDNVPPFPYEQVREIIHTEMGGELEEFFENFSQKPIASASIGQVHLASLKNGQKVVVKVQRPDVRETVDQDISIIKEIVSRTERYLQRQGIINAMDVVLAFERSMHKEMDYRNEARNIERCRQLYQNYKNFYIPKAFREYSTDKVLVIEFTDGCKISDVQQMRAWGLDPAKVAENGMSIYLTMIFEHGFFHADPHPGNVFVRQDGVIALIDFGMVGQLTTQDKFNFAGIFISFAKQDARQMAMYMRRLSLEDQITDDRQFEYDLNDLIDDFATLDVSESNIADMISRLQKIMYDYKMRFPGGVFLIFRAFAILEGIGKQLHPHFNTYEFIKPYGAKLLRERLKPKYLLSELDYRISAITSFLNTFPGEIREIVTKTNRGKLHFEIEHQGYGYLLKKLDSITNRIAITLIIVALIIGSSIIMLADLPPQLISPSGYPYMSLIGLFSAAGLFILLAYAILRRRKYK; this is encoded by the coding sequence GTGATTTTCAATCAGACTTTCAGAAATATCAACCGAACACGTGAAATTATTGCCGTATTGATCAAATACGGCTTTGAAGACATCATAGCCAATTCCACGCTGCGCAATTTTGTCCCCGAACGGATGCGGCTGTCCTGGATACGGCAAGACAAACCCGCCCTGGAATATACCCGGTATGAACGCATTCGCATGGTTGCCGAAGAGCTTGGCCCCACCTTTATTAAGCTGGCTCAGGTGCTCAGCAACCGGCCGGACATGCTCCCGGAAGCCCTTATCAAGGAACTGGAAAAGCTGCAGGACAATGTGCCGCCTTTCCCTTATGAACAAGTGCGTGAAATCATTCACACAGAGATGGGAGGCGAGCTGGAAGAATTCTTTGAAAATTTTTCACAAAAACCCATAGCCTCGGCATCCATAGGGCAGGTGCATCTGGCCAGTCTGAAAAACGGGCAGAAGGTAGTAGTCAAAGTACAGCGCCCTGACGTGCGCGAAACGGTAGATCAGGATATCTCTATTATAAAAGAGATTGTGTCACGCACCGAGCGCTATTTGCAACGTCAGGGCATCATCAATGCGATGGACGTAGTGCTCGCTTTTGAACGCAGCATGCACAAGGAGATGGATTATCGCAACGAGGCCCGCAACATTGAACGTTGCCGGCAGCTCTACCAGAATTATAAAAATTTTTACATCCCAAAGGCTTTCCGCGAGTACTCCACCGACAAGGTGCTGGTCATTGAATTTACCGATGGCTGCAAAATATCCGATGTACAGCAGATGCGGGCATGGGGCCTTGATCCGGCAAAGGTTGCTGAAAACGGCATGAGCATTTACCTGACTATGATTTTTGAACACGGGTTTTTTCATGCTGACCCTCATCCGGGAAATGTTTTTGTTCGTCAGGATGGCGTCATTGCCCTGATAGATTTCGGCATGGTGGGCCAGCTCACCACACAAGATAAATTCAATTTTGCAGGCATCTTCATCAGCTTTGCCAAGCAGGATGCACGCCAGATGGCCATGTATATGCGCAGGCTTTCACTGGAAGACCAGATTACTGATGACCGCCAGTTTGAATATGACCTGAACGACCTGATTGATGACTTCGCCACGCTGGATGTCAGCGAAAGCAACATCGCTGACATGATATCACGCTTGCAGAAAATTATGTATGACTATAAAATGCGGTTCCCCGGAGGTGTGTTTTTAATTTTCCGGGCTTTTGCCATCCTGGAAGGCATTGGCAAGCAACTACATCCGCATTTTAATACCTACGAATTTATAAAGCCCTATGGCGCCAAGCTGCTCCGGGAGCGGCTTAAACCCAAATACCTTCTTTCGGAACTGGATTATCGCATCTCTGCCATTACGTCTTTTCTCAACACATTTCCGGGCGAAATCAGAGAGATAGTTACAAAAACCAATCGTGGGAAGCTGCATTTTGAAATTGAACATCAGGGCTATGGCTATCTGCTGAAGAAGCTTGACAGTATCACCAACCGCATTGCCATAACGCTTATTATCGTTGCGCTGATCATCGGCTCATCTATCATCATGCTAGCCGACCTGCCGCCCCAGCTGATATCGCCATCGGGGTATCCCTATATGAGCTTGATAGGCTTATTTTCTGCTGCCGGATTATTTATCCTGCTTGCCTATGCTATTCTGCGCAGAAGGAAATATAAATAA
- a CDS encoding DNA-dependent ATPase, with translation MELFSQEFRIMQTPSDQQPAPDYRQNFQLELRKLNKAQLQAVQTIEGPVMVIAGPGTGKTQVLSARIGYILENTDARAENILCLTYTDSGALAMRKRLLQLIGADAYRLNISTFHSFCNNVIQANLDYFGMDELQLISELEVNELLREMIDSLPIEHPLKRISYDPYLARRPMYNLFRLMKNEGWTPDYLCAQADAYIQSLPDRENFQYKRDNSTKGIKKGDPKILDIQKETDRMEQLKAAARQFPRYLELMRQRKRYDFDDMLLWVHDAFEKHPDLLLNYQEQFLYVLVDEYQDTNGIQNKLLHQLTGYWENPNVFVVGDDDQSIYRFQGANVENLLEFKEKYAKSLHVVVLEENYRSSQKILDAAKALIENNRERLIYAFQDLRKNLIAKGENASVSEDPQIREYLNPDCETLHIAKEIMRLRDQGIQLNEVAVLYRRHSQVEDLYRYLTILNIPIDIKRRANVLDATLIRHLIKIFAYIHAETSSPGSGEHLLFEILHFDWFKIQPLVIARLAMDIKNRRRKNNKNIFWREELRNAWRTIQRDLFEHNPDEQHSYLALKKLGEDLEYWIAEAGNITLQNLLEKIVTRGGILNNILQSPEKMWLLEELSTFFDFVKSETAKNPRLDVGGLLAILQTMEQDRIELPVNKISSMENGVRLITAHSAKGLEFDYVFLMGCNRDVWETKVTGNDYRLPDNLVRHIVPAENNDLEEARRLFYVAMTRARKSLCLSYSLSDKKMKEQQECRFIGEITAATGIQPQRITLSEEDLMLYHQQMMTEITLPQLTMIEDTLIRKSLENYSLSVTHLNEYLRCPISFYFKYILSIPTAKNEYLAFGNAMHEALERFTKTLLNEKTLPPPETLLHYFDHALKTQEEAFTISQYQRRLEYGRKILTDYYHQHIVNWNRNVLTETRINQVELDGIPLNGRIDKMEFEGKRVTVIDYKTGKPQNAQKKLLPPDGEYWRQAVFYRILIERSRKQDWIFASAVIEFLEPDDKGTFLKIPFTVSDEDVQILTGQIKTVYNNIMQLQFNTGCNDPSCEWCNFAKSHYQSVPPELKEAEQ, from the coding sequence ATGGAATTATTTTCACAGGAATTCAGAATAATGCAAACACCCTCCGATCAGCAACCCGCACCTGATTACCGCCAGAATTTTCAGCTTGAACTCAGAAAGCTCAATAAAGCCCAACTTCAGGCGGTTCAAACCATTGAAGGGCCGGTAATGGTAATTGCAGGTCCCGGTACAGGAAAAACCCAAGTGCTCAGCGCACGCATAGGCTATATTCTGGAAAATACAGACGCCCGGGCAGAAAATATTTTGTGCCTTACCTACACCGATTCAGGAGCCCTTGCCATGAGAAAGCGGCTTCTGCAATTAATCGGAGCGGACGCCTATCGTCTGAACATTAGCACGTTCCACTCCTTCTGCAATAACGTCATTCAGGCTAACCTGGACTATTTCGGCATGGATGAACTCCAACTGATCTCCGAGCTGGAAGTAAATGAACTGCTTCGCGAAATGATTGACAGTTTGCCCATCGAACATCCACTGAAACGCATCTCCTATGACCCCTACCTGGCCAGACGCCCCATGTATAACCTCTTCCGCCTAATGAAAAATGAAGGCTGGACACCCGACTATCTCTGTGCTCAGGCCGATGCCTACATTCAGTCTCTCCCCGACCGGGAAAATTTTCAATATAAAAGAGACAACAGCACAAAAGGCATAAAAAAGGGGGACCCCAAAATCCTGGATATTCAGAAAGAAACCGACCGGATGGAACAGCTGAAAGCAGCAGCCCGCCAATTCCCCCGATACTTGGAACTCATGCGGCAGCGAAAAAGATATGATTTTGACGATATGCTGCTATGGGTACATGATGCCTTTGAGAAACATCCCGACTTACTGCTGAACTATCAGGAGCAATTTCTTTATGTTCTGGTAGACGAATACCAGGATACCAACGGTATTCAAAACAAATTACTCCACCAACTAACAGGATACTGGGAAAATCCCAACGTATTTGTGGTGGGCGATGATGATCAATCCATCTACAGGTTTCAGGGCGCCAACGTAGAAAACCTCCTGGAGTTCAAAGAAAAGTATGCAAAAAGTTTACACGTGGTGGTATTGGAAGAAAACTATCGTTCCAGCCAGAAAATACTGGACGCAGCAAAGGCATTGATTGAAAATAACCGTGAGCGGCTCATTTACGCCTTTCAAGACCTCCGCAAGAATCTGATCGCTAAAGGAGAAAATGCCTCTGTATCGGAAGACCCGCAAATCAGAGAATATCTGAATCCTGATTGCGAAACGCTGCATATCGCAAAGGAAATCATGCGTCTTAGGGATCAGGGGATACAACTGAATGAAGTAGCTGTGCTGTATCGCAGACATAGCCAGGTGGAAGACCTTTATCGCTACCTGACCATCCTAAACATCCCCATAGATATCAAAAGGCGCGCTAACGTACTGGATGCAACGCTGATCCGGCATCTGATTAAAATTTTTGCATACATCCATGCGGAAACCTCCTCTCCGGGCAGCGGAGAACACCTGCTTTTTGAAATCCTGCATTTTGACTGGTTTAAAATTCAACCGCTGGTGATCGCCCGTCTGGCAATGGACATCAAAAACCGCAGGCGTAAGAATAATAAAAACATCTTCTGGCGTGAAGAACTACGCAATGCCTGGCGAACCATACAAAGAGACTTGTTTGAGCACAATCCTGATGAACAACACAGTTACCTTGCCCTGAAAAAACTGGGCGAAGATCTGGAATATTGGATAGCAGAAGCCGGAAACATCACCTTGCAAAACCTGCTGGAAAAAATTGTTACCCGCGGAGGCATACTGAACAATATCCTGCAATCACCGGAAAAAATGTGGTTGCTGGAAGAGCTATCCACGTTTTTTGACTTCGTTAAAAGCGAAACGGCCAAGAACCCCCGGCTGGATGTGGGCGGACTACTCGCTATTCTGCAAACCATGGAGCAGGACCGTATTGAACTACCGGTAAACAAAATATCCAGTATGGAAAATGGTGTCAGACTGATTACTGCCCATTCAGCCAAAGGACTGGAGTTTGATTATGTCTTTCTTATGGGGTGCAACCGAGATGTATGGGAAACCAAAGTCACAGGCAATGACTATCGTCTCCCGGACAATCTGGTAAGGCACATTGTGCCTGCTGAAAACAACGATCTGGAAGAAGCCAGACGATTATTCTATGTAGCCATGACCCGTGCCAGAAAAAGTCTTTGCTTGAGCTATTCCCTCTCCGATAAGAAAATGAAAGAACAGCAGGAATGCAGATTCATCGGTGAAATCACTGCAGCCACAGGCATCCAACCTCAGCGCATTACCCTAAGTGAGGAAGACCTGATGCTTTACCATCAACAAATGATGACTGAAATAACCCTTCCCCAACTGACTATGATTGAGGATACCCTCATAAGAAAATCACTGGAAAACTACTCCCTTAGTGTAACCCACCTCAACGAATATCTGCGCTGCCCCATCAGCTTCTATTTTAAATATATTCTATCCATACCCACAGCCAAAAACGAATATCTTGCCTTTGGCAATGCCATGCATGAAGCTCTTGAACGGTTCACCAAGACCCTGCTCAATGAGAAAACCCTGCCACCACCGGAAACCCTGCTGCATTACTTTGATCACGCTCTTAAGACCCAGGAAGAAGCATTTACTATCAGTCAGTATCAACGCAGACTGGAGTACGGCAGAAAAATACTAACTGATTATTACCATCAACATATCGTCAACTGGAATCGCAATGTGCTCACCGAAACCAGAATCAATCAGGTTGAACTGGATGGCATTCCCCTCAACGGGCGCATAGACAAAATGGAGTTTGAAGGGAAAAGGGTAACGGTGATAGATTACAAAACCGGAAAGCCACAAAATGCGCAAAAAAAACTTTTACCCCCTGACGGGGAATACTGGAGGCAGGCCGTCTTTTACCGCATCCTCATCGAACGCTCACGCAAGCAAGACTGGATCTTTGCATCCGCAGTAATTGAATTTTTGGAACCCGATGATAAAGGCACTTTCCTGAAAATACCCTTCACTGTCAGTGATGAAGATGTACAGATACTCACCGGGCAGATAAAAACGGTCTACAACAATATCATGCAATTGCAGTTTAACACCGGCTGCAATGACCCGTCCTGCGAATGGTGTAACTTTGCAAAATCACACTATCAGAGTGTGCCACCTGAACTGAAAGAAGCCGAACAATAA
- the fjo17 gene encoding hypothetical protein, which translates to MGCYGCQDSNGLPRGCRNNGYCRTGSCNKLNTFDWLADLPVLPAFEEYNYHEVSFKNGSRKGFFKNEKGLPIETGDFVVVETAMGTDVGEVTLSGELVMLQMKKKHVRDRSELKNIIAKASEKDMDNLKAARSREHDIMMRARAIARNMKLDMKVSDVEIQADHKKVTFYYTAGERVDFRELIKVYAREFKMKIEMRQIGARQEAGRLGGIGDCGRELCCSTWLTEFKSVSTAAARYQNLSLNLEKLSGQCGRLKCCLNYELDTYLEALDEFPKNADRLETIKGTAFLQKTDILKRLMMYAYREDSKIYTLTLDQVKEILAMNARGEKPEDLVTDTSGKEDLSGAQDELVGHISLESLEQTTGKRRKKKQARKQQRPANHGERNSLTGNNQGGHRRKGKNKRNNLGS; encoded by the coding sequence ATGGGCTGCTATGGATGTCAGGACAGCAACGGATTGCCGAGAGGATGTCGCAATAACGGATACTGCCGCACGGGCAGTTGCAATAAACTCAACACATTTGACTGGCTAGCCGATCTGCCTGTTTTGCCAGCCTTTGAAGAATATAACTACCACGAAGTGAGCTTTAAAAATGGCAGCCGCAAAGGTTTTTTTAAAAACGAAAAAGGCCTGCCTATAGAAACGGGCGATTTTGTTGTGGTAGAAACAGCTATGGGGACCGATGTGGGGGAGGTTACGCTCTCCGGTGAACTGGTAATGCTGCAGATGAAAAAGAAGCATGTGCGCGACCGCTCGGAGCTGAAGAACATTATCGCCAAAGCTTCCGAAAAGGATATGGACAATCTGAAGGCTGCCCGCAGCCGGGAACACGACATCATGATGCGCGCCCGCGCTATTGCCCGCAATATGAAGCTGGATATGAAAGTCTCCGATGTGGAAATACAGGCAGACCATAAAAAGGTTACCTTTTATTACACGGCAGGTGAACGGGTTGACTTTCGTGAGCTGATTAAGGTCTATGCCCGGGAATTCAAAATGAAAATAGAAATGCGGCAGATCGGAGCCCGCCAGGAAGCCGGTCGCCTAGGTGGTATTGGTGATTGTGGAAGAGAATTATGTTGCTCCACCTGGCTCACTGAGTTTAAGTCCGTATCCACGGCTGCTGCCCGTTATCAGAATCTTTCCCTTAACCTGGAAAAACTCTCCGGCCAGTGCGGACGTTTGAAATGCTGTTTGAATTATGAGCTAGACACCTATCTGGAAGCTCTTGATGAGTTTCCGAAAAATGCCGATCGCCTGGAAACCATTAAGGGCACTGCCTTTCTGCAAAAAACCGATATTCTGAAGCGGCTGATGATGTATGCCTATCGCGAGGATTCAAAGATATACACCCTTACCCTCGATCAGGTAAAGGAAATCCTGGCGATGAATGCCAGAGGCGAAAAACCGGAAGATCTGGTTACTGATACATCAGGCAAAGAAGACCTTTCCGGTGCCCAGGATGAATTGGTCGGGCATATTTCTCTGGAATCCTTGGAGCAAACAACTGGCAAAAGACGAAAGAAAAAACAAGCCCGCAAACAGCAGCGTCCGGCTAATCACGGGGAGAGAAACTCTCTGACAGGCAATAATCAGGGCGGGCATCGCAGGAAAGGCAAAAACAAAAGGAACAATCTCGGCTCATGA
- a CDS encoding lysophospholipase, translating to MVLKVKDKVFGSAQEYFEFITHELNYPPIYRYFTEDWIESDGLRLHLDIYEAGKDAPTVVFLPGTGIYALCYGQFLYKLGLAGFNIVGLDPRGHGRSEGQRGDYSVEELMRDAAQAVSYAIDRFNREVSLVGSSQGGIIAFYMAAKDTRLRSVICQNIADLTAPETLNLVKYPNLTRLLKPVLMKLGSDSRQIPVTSYIDLEKIKVSYFGTAQRFLEMDPLALKSISLRALRSLASTPIPRPVEEIQVPVMTITGTADHIFPVSYTTWLHERLTCKKKLQLYEGLDHAMLHENVDEVLPPVLEWLKDIHGL from the coding sequence ATGGTTTTAAAAGTTAAGGATAAAGTTTTTGGTTCTGCTCAGGAATACTTTGAGTTTATCACCCACGAGTTGAATTATCCTCCGATATACCGTTATTTCACGGAGGATTGGATTGAGTCGGATGGTCTGCGCCTGCACCTGGACATATATGAAGCAGGCAAGGATGCTCCTACTGTCGTGTTTTTACCAGGAACAGGCATCTATGCCCTATGCTACGGGCAGTTTCTGTACAAACTTGGCCTGGCGGGTTTTAACATAGTGGGCCTGGATCCCCGTGGGCATGGGCGCAGTGAAGGCCAGCGGGGCGATTACTCGGTTGAGGAGCTTATGCGGGATGCCGCACAGGCGGTTTCCTATGCCATTGATCGGTTTAATCGCGAGGTATCTCTGGTAGGCAGCAGTCAGGGTGGCATTATCGCTTTCTATATGGCGGCAAAAGACACCCGCCTCAGATCGGTGATCTGTCAGAATATCGCAGATCTGACTGCACCGGAAACCCTCAATCTGGTTAAATATCCCAATCTTACGCGGTTGCTGAAGCCCGTGCTGATGAAACTGGGCAGTGACAGCAGGCAGATACCGGTAACCTCCTATATTGATCTGGAGAAAATTAAAGTGAGTTATTTCGGGACGGCTCAGCGATTTTTGGAAATGGATCCGCTGGCATTGAAATCTATTTCTTTGAGGGCTTTACGGTCGCTGGCTTCTACGCCTATACCACGCCCGGTGGAAGAGATTCAGGTACCGGTGATGACTATTACAGGTACGGCTGATCATATCTTTCCGGTAAGTTACACCACATGGCTGCATGAGCGGCTTACCTGTAAGAAGAAGTTGCAGCTTTATGAGGGGTTAGACCATGCCATGCTGCACGAAAACGTAGATGAAGTGCTGCCTCCTGTTCTGGAGTGGCTTAAAGATATACACGGCCTTTGA
- a CDS encoding DNA polymerase III subunit delta: protein MLFGEVIGQETLKQKLVADVRNQHVPHALLFLGQAGYGTLPLALAFSQYLFCENQGDTDSCGQCASCNKTRKLIHPDVHFSFPFPRIDKRERCDEFITDWREAVLSNPYLDLPGWMARFDAENKQPNITIRECHDILRKLSLRAFESSYKVVIIWLAEYLGREGNALLKMIEEPSEGTVFILIAENAELLLPTIVSRTQILKIPPLDAQALARALQQCHEVDAEEAHRLAHQAHGNYNDALHFLQRLSGETQQLFIQWMKLCLPGSYPGKSLDVVNWIERLAATGRENQKNFFKHFMHFLHEVLLMQATGTPAPVWNAEEAALAGQLLQIADHQTIADLYAMANQAHFHAERNAHSKILLMSLSLRVARRLKQNKVTLA from the coding sequence ATGTTATTCGGGGAAGTTATAGGGCAGGAAACCCTGAAGCAAAAACTTGTTGCTGATGTGCGTAATCAGCACGTGCCTCATGCGCTGCTTTTTCTGGGGCAAGCCGGGTATGGGACTTTACCTCTGGCATTGGCTTTTAGCCAGTATCTGTTTTGTGAAAATCAGGGTGATACGGACTCCTGCGGGCAATGTGCTTCCTGCAACAAGACCCGTAAGCTTATTCATCCGGATGTACACTTCTCTTTTCCTTTTCCCCGCATAGATAAGAGGGAGCGCTGTGATGAATTTATCACCGACTGGCGGGAGGCGGTCTTGAGTAACCCTTATTTGGATTTGCCCGGCTGGATGGCGCGGTTTGATGCCGAAAATAAGCAGCCTAATATCACCATCCGTGAGTGTCATGATATACTTCGTAAACTCAGCCTGCGCGCTTTTGAGTCATCCTACAAAGTGGTGATTATTTGGTTGGCTGAATATCTGGGTAGGGAAGGCAACGCACTGCTGAAAATGATTGAAGAGCCTTCAGAAGGAACGGTCTTCATTCTCATTGCAGAAAACGCAGAGCTGCTTCTGCCCACGATAGTTTCCCGCACTCAGATTTTGAAGATACCGCCCCTGGATGCGCAAGCTCTTGCCCGAGCCTTGCAGCAATGCCATGAAGTAGATGCCGAAGAAGCACATCGTTTAGCCCATCAGGCACATGGCAACTACAATGATGCCCTGCACTTTCTTCAACGCCTGTCCGGGGAAACACAGCAGCTTTTTATCCAGTGGATGAAGCTGTGTTTACCTGGCAGCTATCCGGGAAAATCTCTGGATGTAGTGAACTGGATTGAGCGTCTGGCGGCCACAGGACGAGAGAATCAAAAAAATTTCTTTAAACACTTTATGCATTTTCTGCATGAGGTGCTGCTTATGCAAGCCACTGGAACTCCTGCACCTGTATGGAATGCGGAGGAAGCAGCGCTTGCCGGGCAATTGCTGCAAATAGCCGACCATCAAACCATAGCCGATCTGTATGCTATGGCCAATCAGGCACATTTCCATGCGGAAAGAAATGCGCATTCTAAAATACTCCTCATGAGTTTATCTCTGCGGGTAGCAAGACGGTTAAAACAGAATAAAGTAACTTTAGCCTGA
- a CDS encoding membrane protein has product MTNPLIITLPLIAAIIGWFTNYIAVKMLFRPYRPVRIGPLVVQGIFPKRQQLVAEKIGRLVSEELLSLHDIKEQISHPENIQMINRKIESKIEDYLSTTFPANYPWMALFIRKKTKEKLKNDFLEEVDELAPQIVAQYIANMEGKLDIEKIIVEKISNLSPQRLERLIMQVLEREFRFIELIGAAIGFVIGLIQIGLVLI; this is encoded by the coding sequence ATGACAAACCCACTGATAATAACATTACCCCTGATAGCTGCTATTATCGGATGGTTTACCAATTACATAGCGGTGAAAATGCTGTTCCGGCCATATCGCCCCGTGCGAATAGGGCCATTGGTAGTTCAGGGAATTTTCCCCAAAAGGCAGCAGCTTGTGGCTGAAAAAATCGGGAGGTTGGTATCAGAAGAGCTGCTTTCCCTGCATGATATTAAGGAGCAAATCAGTCATCCGGAGAATATTCAGATGATTAACAGAAAAATTGAATCCAAGATAGAAGATTATCTGAGCACCACCTTCCCTGCCAATTATCCCTGGATGGCACTTTTTATCAGAAAAAAAACAAAAGAAAAACTCAAAAATGATTTTCTGGAAGAGGTCGATGAGCTTGCTCCGCAAATCGTGGCTCAGTACATTGCCAATATGGAAGGTAAATTGGATATAGAAAAAATCATTGTAGAAAAAATTTCTAACCTTTCCCCGCAGCGGCTGGAACGCCTCATCATGCAAGTGCTGGAGAGGGAATTCCGTTTTATTGAATTAATCGGTGCGGCAATCGGCTTTGTGATTGGGTTGATACAGATCGGGCTGGTGCTTATTTGA
- the rprY gene encoding transcriptional regulatory protein RprY: MNNSQTSKILLLEDDPNLGFVLTEFLEHKGYQVIHREDGEEGLKAFHKEPFDICIVDVMMPKMDGFTFTRQVRKTDQKTPIIFLTAKSMKEDKIEGFRLGGDDYITKPFSMEELEARVEAVLKRTGKTKGNESAKNTFTIGKFTFDYPTQTLTFNGNTKKLTTKEAELLKLLCLNANQILEREIALKLVWGNDNYFTGRSMDVYITKLRKYLKDDPTLEIMNIHGIGYKLRVPQDSAIPTSSA, translated from the coding sequence ATGAACAACAGTCAAACCTCGAAAATCCTGCTCCTGGAAGATGACCCTAATCTGGGTTTCGTACTGACCGAATTTCTGGAGCATAAGGGCTACCAGGTCATTCATCGTGAAGATGGCGAGGAAGGGCTCAAGGCCTTTCATAAAGAGCCGTTTGACATTTGCATCGTGGACGTGATGATGCCCAAAATGGATGGCTTTACGTTTACCCGCCAGGTCAGAAAAACCGACCAGAAAACACCCATCATCTTTCTCACCGCCAAATCCATGAAGGAAGATAAAATTGAAGGATTTCGGCTGGGAGGTGATGATTACATCACCAAGCCCTTCAGTATGGAGGAGCTGGAGGCCCGTGTGGAAGCCGTGCTGAAACGAACAGGTAAGACAAAAGGCAATGAATCTGCCAAAAATACATTTACCATCGGCAAATTCACCTTTGATTACCCCACTCAAACCCTTACCTTCAACGGCAATACAAAAAAACTAACCACCAAAGAAGCGGAACTTCTGAAACTCCTTTGCCTGAACGCTAATCAAATTCTTGAACGTGAAATTGCACTCAAACTGGTATGGGGAAACGATAATTACTTCACCGGCAGAAGCATGGATGTTTATATAACCAAACTGCGCAAATACCTCAAAGACGACCCCACTCTTGAAATCATGAATATACACGGCATTGGGTATAAACTCCGCGTGCCGCAGGACTCAGCAATCCCTACTTCCTCTGCCTGA